The following are encoded together in the Lathyrus oleraceus cultivar Zhongwan6 chromosome 3, CAAS_Psat_ZW6_1.0, whole genome shotgun sequence genome:
- the LOC127130246 gene encoding vicilin-like seed storage protein At2g18540, with amino-acid sequence MARNSKKNARKRSMEECVTKKNEEFPHEKSGRSKKKEEFPHEKSGRSKKKEEFPVEISGRSKKKEEFPVEISGRSKKKEEFPVEISGRSKKKQFRKEDQVGESSKIYEELETNKSKKYGEMNGGGSEKDLRREERNRSKKERRMKPPKQWFGEKLIREVDALSRKEREE; translated from the exons ATGGCAAGAAATTCAAAGAAGAATGCAAGAAAACGATCCATGGAAGAATGTGTTACCAAGAAAAATGAAGAGTTCCCTCATGAGAAGAGTGGAAGAAGCAAGAAAAAGGAAGAGTTCCCTCATGAGAAGAGTGGAAGAAGCAAGAAAAAAGAAGAGTTCCCTGTTGAGATTAGTGGAAGAAGCAAGAAAAAAGAAGAGTTCCCCGTTGAGATTAGTGGAAGAAGCAAGAAAAAGGAAGAGTTCCCCGTTGAGATTAGTGGAAGAAGCAAGAAAAAGCAATTCAGAAAAGAAGATCAAGTAGGGGAATCGAG CAAGATTTATGAGGAATTGGAGACGAACAAGTCAAAGAAATATGGTGAAATGAATGGAGGAGGAAGTGAGAAAGATTTGAGGAGGGAAGAAAGAAACAGAAG CAAGAAAGAAAGAAGGATGAAACCCCCAAAACAATGGTTTGGTGAAAAATTGATAAGGGAAGtcgatgcattgagtaggaaagAAAGAGAGGAATAG